Part of the Planctomycetota bacterium genome is shown below.
CACGGTGGTGCCCTCGACGACGCCGGACACCCGCGTCACGTCGAAGGCCGCTCGCGCATCGCCCGCTGGGTCCTCCAAAGCGAACGCAGGTTCCACCGCTCGCCAGTCGTCGAAGCGGCCGTCAAGCGTGATGGTCGGCGAGGCAACGAGCAGCGAGGCGATGAGGCCGTACATGGCCGGAGGCTACGCGAAGTACCGACCGTGAAAGCCAAACGGCACCACATGCGGCGTAACGGCTCGCCCGATCTCCTGCAGGTCGACCGCATCAAGGACGAGCAGGAAGGACCGCGGCTCGGTGTCGGGTTGGTTTTCCAGCACGACACTCATGAGCACGCCGTCGTCCTCGCCGGTGGCATCGGTCGAGGGTTCTGCGACGAAGATCGGTTCGCCCGGGAAGCAGAAGGGCTCGTTCCAGGCAATCGTCTCGTGCGTCTCGTGGTCGTGTTTGACGATGCGGTCAAGGAATCCCGGGCCCTCCTTGGGTTCGGACAGGGCGTAGCTGTAGCGGTAGCGCTTGCCGCAGAGCGATTCGCGGACTCGAGGGAGCTCGAACGTGTTGTCGAAGAGCGTCTCCTCCTTCGCCTGCCCGCCATTGACGGGAAGCGTGTAGCGGACGAGTCGGCCGTTGTCGGAGTCGACGCCGGTGCGAAGGTTGGCAAGCAGCAGGTCGTTGGCGACGTTGAGTTTGTCGTACACGCAGATGTCGCACACGATCGTGCCGTCATCTGCCTCGTACGCGTTGACGTCATGGAATCCGAAGCATGTCGAGGCCTCACTGACGCCGACGACCTTGCCGGTTGCGCGTTCGATGATGTGGAATCGGACGGGCAAATCATTGTCGGGTGCGAAGCCGTTGAAGAAGCCGGCTTCGGTGTTGCGGACCATCAGCATCCGCAGGGCCGACGTGCGAAGGGGCCACTCGGGCAGGACGATGTAGTTCGACGTGACAGAGAAATCGTGGATGTAGCTCGGCCGGTCGGTTTCGATCTCGGCGATGACCCGTCGTTCACGCGAGCCTGGAGGCGTGCTGGTGAGGACGTAGCTGCTCACGCGTCCGAACCGCAGTCCGTAGCTGATGAGCTCGCCCGTGTCAGGGTCGAGATGCTGATGGGCTGTGCCCTGGTTGACGCCCTGATCGCCACCAAAGTCGAAGATTTCGACGCGTTCGAGCGTTGTCGGATCGAACGCGACAGCGGTTGGCGTTTCCGTGAAGGCGACTGGCTTGCCAGCGACGGGGTGAACGTGCACGCTCGTGTTGTCCGACGTGCCGCCGGCAAACGTGGCTTCCTCTTCACCAAAGAGCTTGCCTGAGGTGTCACGCGTGAAGCCGCCGATCTCGCGGAGCGTCGGGCTCTTCTCCGTGAACAAGGCGTGCGTCTGCGTTCTCAGGAAGTGGTTGCGATAGCTGACGCGCCCATTGTCGAACCCGAAACGGTGGAGCATGCCAAGGCCATCGAACCAGTGGGCGACGCGTGTCCGCCGATCGGGGGTTTCCCACGCCCCTGGTCCGTTGCGAAACAGGGTGCCTGACAGCCACTTGGGAATCCGCCCGACAACGGGCAAGTTGTCCACGGACGTCTCGTCCCAAAGCGACCGAAAGCCCGGTGCGTGAGGCGGTGTTTGATCCATTCGCAAAAGCTACGCGTCGCTACGTCCTCCGGGTCGCTGCTGACACCGAAACGCACCTTTCACACCGCCTGTGAAGAACGCGATTCCGGTGCGACACAGGGCCGCATTTGGTACCATCGCGCGATCGCCCGCGGAGGAACAACTGGAGGATTTCGGGCACAGGGCCCGGCGGGCGTTTCGACTTAACTCGCTCTCTAAGGAGGAGCCATGTCTGCAACTGCAACCAACGGTGTCTCGGCCGCCAACCGCATCAGCGAATACCTGCCCGACGACGCGTCATCGTTTCTCGACAAGCCCAAAAAGCTGTTCATCGGCGGGCAGTGGGTGGATTCGAACTCTGGCAAGACGTTCGACGTCTTCGATCCCGCACGCGACGAAGTGATCGCGAAGTGCCAGGCCGGCAATGCCGCTGACATCGACAAAGCCGTCCAGGCTGCGCGGAAGGCGTTCGGCGAAGACCAGCCCTGGCGCACCATGACCGCCAGCGAGCGGGCACGCATCGTTTACCGCATCGGTGACTTGATCGAGAAGCACGCCGACGAACTGGCCGCGCTTGAGACGCTCGACAACGGCAAGCCGTTGGCGGTTGCCAAGGCTGCCGACGTCGCGCTCGCTGCCGACATCTTCCGCTACATGGCCGGTTGGGCGACAAAGATCGAGGGCAACACGATCCCGATCAATGTCCCCTACGCGCCCAACGCCAAGTTCCACGCCTTCACCGTGCGCGAGCCTGTCGGCGTCGTCGGGCAGATCACACCGTGGAACTTCCCGCTGCTCATGGCCGCGTGGAAGCTCTCGCCCGTTCTGGCGTGTGGCTGCACGGTCATTTTGAAGCCTGCCGAGCAGACGCCGCTGTCGGCCTTGCGTCTCGGCGAGCTCATGCAGGAGGCTGGTCTGCCTGACGGCGTGGTCAACATCGTCACCGGCTTCGGCGAAGAGACCGGAGCGCCGCTCGCGGCGCATGACGGCGTTGACAAGATCGCCTTCACCGGTAGCACCGAAGTCGGCAAGATGATCGTCAAGGCCGCCGCGGGCAACCTGAAGAAGGTCACGCTCGAACTCGGCGGGAAGAATCCCAACATCATTCTCCCCGATGCCGATCATGAGCTGTCCATCGCCGGCGCGGCCGATGCGATCTTCTTCAACCAGGGCCAGGTTTGCTGTGCCGGCAGCCGACTCTTCGCGCACAAGAGCATCTTCGACAAGGTGCTCGAAGGCGTCGGCGAGAAGGCCAAGAACATCAAGCTCGGCAGCGGCTTCGATGCCGACACGCAGATGGGCCCGCTCGTCAGCCGTGAGCAGTTCGATCGCGTCACCGGCTACCTCGACTACGGCCGCGCGACCAACGCCCGCGCCGTCGCCGGCGGCGATAAGTGCGAAGGCATGAAGGGGTATTTCGTCCAGCCGACGGTCTTGGCCGACGTCGACGACTCGTCGCGTCTGGTGACGGAGGAAATCTTCGGCCCGGTCGTCGTCGCGACGCCGTACGAAGACGAGGCTGACCTGATTCGTCGCGCCAACACGACCGACTTCGGCCTGGCAGCAGGCGTGTGGACGAACGACGTCCGCAAGGCCCACCGCGTCGCCGGTGCGATCCGTGCCGGCACGGTCTGGGTCAACTGCTTCAACATCTTCGACGCGGGCCTGCCGTTCGGCGGGTACAAGCAATCCGGCTGGGGCCGCGAGATGGGCCACGAGGTGTTGGAGAACTACCTCGAGACCAAGAGCATCTGCATGTCGCTCTAATCGACCGCGTTTCGAATGATCAGCAGCCCGTGCAATTGCACGGGCTGCTTTGAGTTTGCAACCGAAACACAGCTACGACTCCGCCAGCGCTTTCAGGTTCGCCGCCGCTGTTCGGGTCTGGCCTTTGAGGCCGAGTTTGATCAGAGGCGACAGCAACTTGCCGAAGAAGGCCTTGGGCGTGATCTCGATGACGTGGTGCGTGATGCAGCCGTCGCCGGACGGCTCGACACGGAGGTCGGTGAGGACGTCGAAGGCCTTGTCGGTGTACTTGGCGATCAGCTTGCTCGGCTCTTCGCGTTCGAGGATCTGGCCGGTCATCTCCTGCTGCTTGCCGCCTTGCTTGAAGACATAGTGCAACGTGTCGCCGGGCTGGTTCGACTCGTCGGCGCTGCGGGTCGTGTTGGTGAGGCTCACACACGGCGGAAGCCACTCGGCCGTGCGGGAGAGATCGTCTATCAACGCGAACGTCGTCTCTTGCGACGCGGTGCTCGGCTCGGCGTGTTCGAAGCGGATCGGCATGGCTATCGACATCTTGCCCAAGCAACTGCAGCGTTACAAGCGACGCCCGCGCCGCAGCCCGACGAGCCCGAACCCTGCGATCAGCGCGAGGCTCGCCGACGGCTCGGGCACGACGCCCAGGCTCGCGAGCCACGGCGTGGCGACGGCATCGAACGAGGCCAGGCTTCCGCCGAAGTTGGCTCGCAGAATCCCGAAGTCCGCCAGATCGACCTGGCGATCAGCGTTGAAGTCGCCGTCTTGCCAGAAGCGGTCATCGACGCCGAAGTTCGCCCGAAGCACGCCGAAGTCGGCCAGGTCGACACGCCCGTCCAGGTTCGCATCGCCGAGCGCGATGAGCGTCGTGTCGTCGACGGAGTCGAACAGGTAGCTCCACGCAGGCAGGTAGGTCGGCGTGCCGTCGGACTCGAATGGCATGAACTGGTCGATCACGTTCGCGCTGTGGTAGTTCGCGTCAGGCCCGAGGTCGGCCAGCGAGATCAGCATGTGGCTGGTTAGCTCGTCTTCGGTCTTGCCGTCGACGTTCTGAATCGGGCCGAAGTCTTCGAGCCCGAGCGTCCGCTGATTGCCGAGGAAGCCAGTGATGTTCGGGTCGTCGATGTGCGTGAAGCCGAACAGCCGGTCGGCCGAGGTCGCCGCCGGATCGAAGAGCCACGGAGCCTGGCCGAAGTCGCGAACGAAGTCGCCCGGCCCGCCGAACATCAAGCCGCCCGCCAGCGGGAACTGCTTCGACAGGTACGCGGCATGCCCGGCCCCGTGCGAGTGCCCGCCGACCACGACCCGGCCCCACTCGACGCCGCCCGAACTCGACAGGAATCGGTCCCAACCCTCGTCCGGATGCGCCGTGTGCTGATCCTGCAGCACACGAACGAGCCGATTGACCACGCCGTTCGCCTCGTCGACCTGGACGGGCGAGTCAGGTCCGCCATCCTCGCCGAAGAGCCGCGTCCGCCGAATCGTCTCGGGAAGCTCTGGGTCGGTGTCGTTGAGCGTGAGCAGGTTGACGGGCGGATGGCTGTCGTAGACCAGCCCGATCGTCGGCATCCCCGTCGCCGCGGACGCCTCGGCCAGCAACTGATACTGCGTCGGCGACGCACCCGTCCCGGGCAGCCACAGGAACAGCCGATCACTCGCGGCAAGCGACGGATCGATCGCGATGACATGGTCGCGCGCGAAGCCGTCCGCGTTCGGGAGCACGACGTCGTTGATCGCCGGATCGGTCGTGGTCGGATCGACGAACCGGAGCGTCACCTCGGCCGACGCAACGGCGGCGGACGTTCCAACGGCCAGGACCCCAGCAAGTCGTGCGAGCGTCTCCATGCCCGCCCCAACGCCGACGCGAGCCCGAACATTCCACCCAATCGTGAAATCCGGAGGCGCCCGCTGACGAGGACACAGGCCACAGACCGCACAGTCCTCGTTCGGGACCACGCAAGCAGTTTGTCGCAACCGCCACACGCTTGCGATCGGTCGGCCTCTGTCGCACGATGATGGTCGATGAAGACGATCTGGAAGACGGCGGGTGCGGTGGTCTTGGTGTCGACAAGCGCGGCATGGGCTCAATCGACACCGACGACAACGCCGGTGCTGGGAACAGAGGCGAGCAACCCAATTTCCCAAGGGCTCGGCTGGTGGACGAGGCCGACGCTAAACAACGCTGGCGAGGTGGCCTTGGTCGCTGGCGGTGTGGGGACCGAGAGCCCATTTGGCATCTGGATCGTCGGAGCCGACGGCGTGCCGCGCAATGTCGTTGCGCGAGGTGATCTGCTTCCGGATGCCAGCGACACCTTCCTCGACTTCGGGGGCGTCGGCGTTTCACTGAACGATGCCGGCGACGTGGCGTTCTTCGGACAGTCATCCACCGATACCGTGACCGAAGTTGGCCTGTATGTTTACAAGAATGGTGTGGTAACCGAGATCGGCGACGCGGGTGATGAACTCAGCGATGGCAGGATCCTTTCGAGGTTTGAAATCGGTATTGGTTCAAATGGAGGACCACCGCCGCCGGCACTGATTCGTCCGACGATCAGTGACAACGGCCTGACTGCGGCGATGTACTACTCGCTAACCGGCACATTCGGACTCGGTGTCGTCGCAGGCGGAGGCGACATCGAACCAGTGACTGTCGCTTTCTCTCGCACACCGTCTCCGGCCGGTAGCGACTACGGCGGCTTCATCGGAGCGCCGCCTCCGCCTGTCGATGATCAAGAGCGAGTCGTCCTCTACAGCCAACTAGTCGACAACAGCCGAGGCATCTTTCGAGAGGGAGCGGAAGGCGGCCTCCCGGGTGAAGTGTTGATCCAGCAAGGTATGGAGGTCGCTGGCGAGCTTGTTTCCTTCGAGAGCTCGTTCGTCGGGCGTCCGACGGTCGCTCAGGCCAACGGACTTGTCTACGCCGTCGGTCGAGTCGGGATCGATGAGGTGCCGACAGTCCTTGTCAGTGACGGAGGCACGGTTTCAGCCGTCGCTTCGGCTGGCGATCCGCTGCTGAACCGGCCCGGAGACGTCCTCGATTCGATGGCGGTGCTCGACGCCAACAATGTTGGCCAGGCCGTCGTCGCCGAGCTTGCAGGCAGCTTTCTCAGTGGTGCAGTCCGTGTCGGTCCAGACGGCGCGATTCGAGTTTTCGAAGGCGGTGAGCCAGCGCCTGACGGAAACGGCACATTCGCCATTGGGGCGTTCGGGATTGATGAGCGGATAAGTGCGTCCATCAACGATGCTGGTCAGGTCGCGTTCACCGGCACGCTCCTCGACACGGCCGGCGGCGATGCTGACGATGTCGCGATCTACTTCTTCGATGACCGGCTCGGGCTGCTGACCGTCGCTCGCGAGGGAGACACGTTCAACGGAGACACGCTTACGTTCCTCTTGACTGAGACCGGCCAATTCGGAGGCGGCGACAACGGCGACGCTTTCAATGAGCACGGCCAAATTGCATTCCTGTACGCGACCGCTAGCAGCGGCGGCGTCGCCGTCTGGACGCCGCCTTCGATTGACGACGTTGTGCCCGGCGACGCCAACCTTGACGGCGTCGTCGACCTCGCGGACTTCGGCGTGCTCCGCGCCAACTTCGGCGAGACGTGGGCCTATCTCACCACCGCCGACTTCGACGGCGATCGCGACGTCGATCTGGCGGACTTCGGCATCCTCCGAGCCAACTTCGGCGGGTCGGCGAGCGATCTGGCAACGCTCGACGCCTGGGCCGCGACGGTGCCGGAGCCGACGGGGTTCAGTCTGGTCGGCCTTGTGAGTCTGGGTAGTTTGCGTCGGCGACGCGTTGCCTGAGCCGGGTTCAACGCGAAAAAATATGCGTCTCGGGCGATCCTGCTCCCGCCTCGGGGCGTCTCATGGGGCACACTTGTTGAAACGTGGGTCTGCTGCATCCCCAGCTGGCCAGATCACGAACGAGCATCCTCCGAATGTCCAGCTACAGCTCTGCCGCCGTTTTTGCCACGCTTGTCAGTGGCTCTTGTGCGATCACTGCCGCCGCCATCTCGATGGAAGGGCCGCACCACGTCCACCATCCGGGTTGCATCCACGACGAGCGCCCCGACGGCGGCAGTTCCGGTTCCACGGCCGACTTCATCCTGAATCAGACTTGGGGCCGAACCGCGACTGACGGCTCTGGCCTGCAGCGTGGCGATGCGATGACCATCACCTGGGGCTTCGTCCAGGAGGGCACCAACTGGATCGACGGCACCAGCGATCTGATCAACTTCCTCGACACGAACATCGGTGCCGGACCGGGCGGGAGCGACCTGACGCAGCGGCCGTGGTTCTCGAGCTTCGAGGACTCGTTCGAGCGGTGGGGCGAGCTGAGCGGTCTGAGCTACGTCTACGAGCCCAACGACGACGGCTCGAATCGTTCAAACTCACAGTTCAACGGCGTTCTCGGTGTCCGGGCGGACGTCCGCATCGGCGGCAGCTTCCGCGATGGCAATTCGGGCGTGCTCGCCAGCAACTTCTTCCCCACGTCCGGCGGCGACATGACGCTCGACACGGGCGACGTCAACTTTTACAGCAACGGCGCTGCCAACTTCCGTGGCCTCCGGAACGTCATCATGCACGAGCACGGGCATGGCCTCGGCATGAGCCACGTCGAGAGCAACGACGCCTCGTTCCTCATGGAGCCGTTCATCAACACGAGCTTTGACGGGCCGCAGCTGGACGACATCCGTTCCCTCCACCGTGGCTACGGCGATCGCCTCGAAGCCAACGGCGGCAATGACTCGCTCGCACTGGCGACGAGCCTCGGCAACGCGACCGACACGACCATCGGCATCGGTCTGGATGGCACGAACAACACTCGCGTCGAGCCGGACGATGTCGACTTCATCAGCCTCGACGGCTTCAGCGACGTCGACTTCTTCAGCTTCGATGTTGACTCGGCGGCGCTCGTCGACCTTTCGCTCACGCCGTTTGGTGGCACGTACTCTCAGGGCCCGCAGAACGGCTCGCAGTCGGTCGATGACA
Proteins encoded:
- a CDS encoding aldehyde dehydrogenase family protein; this encodes MSATATNGVSAANRISEYLPDDASSFLDKPKKLFIGGQWVDSNSGKTFDVFDPARDEVIAKCQAGNAADIDKAVQAARKAFGEDQPWRTMTASERARIVYRIGDLIEKHADELAALETLDNGKPLAVAKAADVALAADIFRYMAGWATKIEGNTIPINVPYAPNAKFHAFTVREPVGVVGQITPWNFPLLMAAWKLSPVLACGCTVILKPAEQTPLSALRLGELMQEAGLPDGVVNIVTGFGEETGAPLAAHDGVDKIAFTGSTEVGKMIVKAAAGNLKKVTLELGGKNPNIILPDADHELSIAGAADAIFFNQGQVCCAGSRLFAHKSIFDKVLEGVGEKAKNIKLGSGFDADTQMGPLVSREQFDRVTGYLDYGRATNARAVAGGDKCEGMKGYFVQPTVLADVDDSSRLVTEEIFGPVVVATPYEDEADLIRRANTTDFGLAAGVWTNDVRKAHRVAGAIRAGTVWVNCFNIFDAGLPFGGYKQSGWGREMGHEVLENYLETKSICMSL
- a CDS encoding SRPBCC family protein is translated as MPIRFEHAEPSTASQETTFALIDDLSRTAEWLPPCVSLTNTTRSADESNQPGDTLHYVFKQGGKQQEMTGQILEREEPSKLIAKYTDKAFDVLTDLRVEPSGDGCITHHVIEITPKAFFGKLLSPLIKLGLKGQTRTAAANLKALAES
- a CDS encoding PEP-CTERM sorting domain-containing protein (PEP-CTERM proteins occur, often in large numbers, in the proteomes of bacteria that also encode an exosortase, a predicted intramembrane cysteine proteinase. The presence of a PEP-CTERM domain at a protein's C-terminus predicts cleavage within the sorting domain, followed by covalent anchoring to some some component of the (usually Gram-negative) cell surface. Many PEP-CTERM proteins exhibit an unusual sequence composition that includes large numbers of potential glycosylation sites. Expression of one such protein has been shown restore the ability of a bacterium to form floc, a type of biofilm.), whose protein sequence is METLARLAGVLAVGTSAAVASAEVTLRFVDPTTTDPAINDVVLPNADGFARDHVIAIDPSLAASDRLFLWLPGTGASPTQYQLLAEASAATGMPTIGLVYDSHPPVNLLTLNDTDPELPETIRRTRLFGEDGGPDSPVQVDEANGVVNRLVRVLQDQHTAHPDEGWDRFLSSSGGVEWGRVVVGGHSHGAGHAAYLSKQFPLAGGLMFGGPGDFVRDFGQAPWLFDPAATSADRLFGFTHIDDPNITGFLGNQRTLGLEDFGPIQNVDGKTEDELTSHMLISLADLGPDANYHSANVIDQFMPFESDGTPTYLPAWSYLFDSVDDTTLIALGDANLDGRVDLADFGVLRANFGVDDRFWQDGDFNADRQVDLADFGILRANFGGSLASFDAVATPWLASLGVVPEPSASLALIAGFGLVGLRRGRRL
- a CDS encoding matrixin family metalloprotease, which produces MSSYSSAAVFATLVSGSCAITAAAISMEGPHHVHHPGCIHDERPDGGSSGSTADFILNQTWGRTATDGSGLQRGDAMTITWGFVQEGTNWIDGTSDLINFLDTNIGAGPGGSDLTQRPWFSSFEDSFERWGELSGLSYVYEPNDDGSNRSNSQFNGVLGVRADVRIGGSFRDGNSGVLASNFFPTSGGDMTLDTGDVNFYSNGAANFRGLRNVIMHEHGHGLGMSHVESNDASFLMEPFINTSFDGPQLDDIRSLHRGYGDRLEANGGNDSLALATSLGNATDTTIGIGLDGTNNTRVEPDDVDFISLDGFSDVDFFSFDVDSAALVDLSLTPFGGTYSQGPQNGSQSVDDNSDDNDLTLTIFDSDGVTQLAQVNDFAGGFTESLSNFVLDAAGTYYARITGAVDAMVFYSLIVDGDGVLLGDANRDGVVDLADFGILRANFGLTGGFGDANFNNDGVVDLTDFGILRSNFGNSSASDLAILDAWVATIPEPTTGLFALASVGLLAGRRRSA
- a CDS encoding choice-of-anchor tandem repeat NxxGxxAF-containing protein, translating into MKTIWKTAGAVVLVSTSAAWAQSTPTTTPVLGTEASNPISQGLGWWTRPTLNNAGEVALVAGGVGTESPFGIWIVGADGVPRNVVARGDLLPDASDTFLDFGGVGVSLNDAGDVAFFGQSSTDTVTEVGLYVYKNGVVTEIGDAGDELSDGRILSRFEIGIGSNGGPPPPALIRPTISDNGLTAAMYYSLTGTFGLGVVAGGGDIEPVTVAFSRTPSPAGSDYGGFIGAPPPPVDDQERVVLYSQLVDNSRGIFREGAEGGLPGEVLIQQGMEVAGELVSFESSFVGRPTVAQANGLVYAVGRVGIDEVPTVLVSDGGTVSAVASAGDPLLNRPGDVLDSMAVLDANNVGQAVVAELAGSFLSGAVRVGPDGAIRVFEGGEPAPDGNGTFAIGAFGIDERISASINDAGQVAFTGTLLDTAGGDADDVAIYFFDDRLGLLTVAREGDTFNGDTLTFLLTETGQFGGGDNGDAFNEHGQIAFLYATASSGGVAVWTPPSIDDVVPGDANLDGVVDLADFGVLRANFGETWAYLTTADFDGDRDVDLADFGILRANFGGSASDLATLDAWAATVPEPTGFSLVGLVSLGSLRRRRVA
- a CDS encoding carotenoid oxygenase family protein — encoded protein: MDQTPPHAPGFRSLWDETSVDNLPVVGRIPKWLSGTLFRNGPGAWETPDRRTRVAHWFDGLGMLHRFGFDNGRVSYRNHFLRTQTHALFTEKSPTLREIGGFTRDTSGKLFGEEEATFAGGTSDNTSVHVHPVAGKPVAFTETPTAVAFDPTTLERVEIFDFGGDQGVNQGTAHQHLDPDTGELISYGLRFGRVSSYVLTSTPPGSRERRVIAEIETDRPSYIHDFSVTSNYIVLPEWPLRTSALRMLMVRNTEAGFFNGFAPDNDLPVRFHIIERATGKVVGVSEASTCFGFHDVNAYEADDGTIVCDICVYDKLNVANDLLLANLRTGVDSDNGRLVRYTLPVNGGQAKEETLFDNTFELPRVRESLCGKRYRYSYALSEPKEGPGFLDRIVKHDHETHETIAWNEPFCFPGEPIFVAEPSTDATGEDDGVLMSVVLENQPDTEPRSFLLVLDAVDLQEIGRAVTPHVVPFGFHGRYFA